The Synechococcus sp. PCC 7502 genomic sequence TGGTTGAAGGACAAAGGGTATCCAATCTCGCGATCGGTAATCCATCGGTTTTGTGGACAACTGAGAGAGGTAAAAGCCTCAAACCCCGACGGTACAGACATTTTAGCCGTATATTTGGATAAGGTGGAACAATCTAGGATTTGTTTGTGATACCTGTTTTGTGACAATTCTCACTAATTTTTAATTCTTACACTGAAATCTTTATCAACTCTTGGCTTTTTGCCTTTAATTAGTGGGACTTTATGGGACTAAGTGGGATTTAGTGA encodes the following:
- a CDS encoding phage protein Gp27 family protein; translation: MKTAPIPKVAKLPRPILNQLVKRFESSHLHGYTFENHAQWLKDKGYPISRSVIHRFCGQLREVKASNPDGTDILAVYLDKVEQSRICL